Proteins encoded together in one Tripterygium wilfordii isolate XIE 37 chromosome 14, ASM1340144v1, whole genome shotgun sequence window:
- the LOC120014776 gene encoding uncharacterized protein LOC120014776 — translation MIQLCIIKSLFVKTSSSETHPSKFFSFMVVLPEIKSAMSRSSLSKKLIKVKKMWNRITNTIPQKLSNFKLHKAIKTIKTNTNRILAFKSFRLFFSFKRQSLTRNSDRRWEYKGLSEYYYKQNQPHNNVSASAVYIDKLYTEPAVCGESREVVVAHDKVSVGKGKENSRSLYSVEDAWNAVVASSPQLRGVDERAEDFISKVREDMKLQKERSHLEFQEMLKRSA, via the coding sequence ATGATCCAACTCTGCATTATAAAGAGTCTGTTCGTTAAAACTTCATCATCTGAGACACATCCTTCAAAATTCTTCTCTTTCATGGTTGTATTACCAGAAATCAAGTCTGCCATGTCTCGCTCAAGCTTGTCAAAGAAGTTGATAAAGGTGAAGAAGATGTGGAACCGCATCACCAACACAATCCCCCAGAAACTCAGCAACTTCAAGCTCCACAAGGCTATCAAAACCATAAAGACCAACACAAATCGCATCCTTGCCTTCAAGTCATTTcgtttattcttttctttcaaaCGACAGTCTTTGACCAGAAATTCTGACAGGAGATGGGAGTATAAAGGCTTGTCTGAGTACTACTACAAGCAAAATCAGCCTCACAACAACGTCTCAGCCTCTGCAGTATACATTGACAAGCTATACACAGAGCCTGCTGTGTGTGGGGAAAGTAGAGAAGTAGTTGTGGCTCATGACAAGGTAAGTGTGGGGAAGGGAAAGGAGAATTCCAGGAGCTTGTATAGCGTTGAGGATGCGTGGAATGCTGTGGTGGCTTCGTCACCGCAGCTACGCGGAGTGGATGAGAGAGCAGAGGATTTTATTTCCAAGGTCAGGGAAGATATGAAGCTTCAGAAGGAAAGATCGCATCTTGAATTCCAGGAGATGCTGAAAAGGAGTGCCTGA
- the LOC120014536 gene encoding malate dehydrogenase, whose protein sequence is MAKEPVRVLVTGAAGQIGYALVPMIARGVMLGADQPVILHMLDIPPASEALNGVKMELVDAAFPLLKGVVATTDAVEACTGVNIAVMVGGFPRKEGMERKDVMSKNVSIYKAQASALEKHAAANCKVLVVANPANTNALILKEFAPSISEKNITCLTRLDHNRALGQISERLNVPVSEVKNVIIWGNHSSTQYPDVNHATVKTPSGEKPVRQLVNDDAWLNAEFITTVQQRGAAIIKARKLSSALSAASSACDHIRDWVLGTPEGTWVSMGVYSDGSYNVPAGLIYSFPVTCRNGEWQIVQGLQIDGFSRKKLDSTAEELTEEKALAYSCLS, encoded by the exons ATGGCCAAGGAACCAGTTCGCGTTCTCGTTACTGGCGCTGCAG GACAAATTGGGTATGCCCTTGTACCCATGATTGCTAGGGGAGTCATGCTTGGTGCAGACCAACCTGTGATCCTCCACATGCTTGATATCCCACCAGCTTCAGAGGCTCTGAATGGTGTGAAAATGGAGTTGGTGGATGCTGCATTCCCTCTGCTAAAGG GTGTTGTTGCCACGACAGATGCTGTTGAGGCATGCACTGGGGTGAATATTGCCGTCATGGTTGGTGGCTTCCCAAGGAAAGAGGGCATGGAAAGAAAAGATGTGATGTCAAAGAATGTTTCCATTTACAAAGCCCAGGCTTCTGCCTTAGAGAAGCATGCAGCTGCAAACTGCAAG GTTCTGGTGGTTGCTAATCCCGCGAACACCAATGCACTTATTCTGAAGGAATTTGCACCATCCATCTCAGAGAAGAACATTACTTGCTTGACCAGACTAGATCATAACAGGGCACTTGGTCAAATCTCAGAGAGACTGAATGTTCCCGTGTCCGAAGTGAAGAATGTCATCATTTGGGGAAATCACTCCTCAACACAGTACCCTGATGTCAACCATGCTACTGTTAAGACTCCATCTGGGGAGAAGCCAGTCCGTCAACTTGTTAATGATGATGCCTG GTTGAATGCAGAATTCATTACCACAGTCCAACAACGTGGTGCAGCAATCATCAAAGCTCGAAAACTCTCGAGTGCGTTATCTGCTGCTAGTTCAGCTTGTGACCACATTCGTGATTGGGTTTTGGGAACTCCAGAG GGCACTTGGGTGTCCATGGGGGTATACTCTGATGGTTCATACAATGTACCTGCTGGACTCATTTATTCATTCCCTGTCACATGCCGCAACGGAGAATGGCAAATTGTACAAG GGCTGCAAATTGATGGATTCTCAAGGAAGAAGTTGGACTCGACTGCAGAGGAGCTGACTGAGGAGAAAGCTTTGGCATACTCCTGTTTGTCATGA
- the LOC120014236 gene encoding putative F-box protein At4g17565 has protein sequence MAALNCNKRRRIISEQEDHDLTEPDWSGLQPELVEFILSKLSIINMIRCQAVCSAWCLVVKTISSSGFSPWLIVRDDYDAGSFCFFSTAEEDKIFKIKKHESVGRRDRCIGSSNGWLVLWDDRWVPYLLNPFSQVRIQLPSFPWLQHAHVRQHRVSRYFLFRKVILLSNPSQDKNNHAVVVIYWNMHSRATKLCFCKNGDREWTDIDGNLEVYSDIVCHNDMLYAIGKDCSIEAWDCRGPRPIKILSLKPLLESRQQTGMEKFIDGRYHKIKNKYYLVESSGKLLLVVRNTYYLPYRMLYFDVYELDFNEERWVLVESIGDRVLFLGKNHSMSMSAAKSFPGCEGDSIHFTSDYRTNGHYEVGVFSLGRETVKPYTVKVRRPPLWITPNMW, from the coding sequence ATGGCAGCCCTAAATTGTAACAAAAGGAGGAGGATAATATCAGAGCAAGAAGATCATGACTTAACAGAACCGGATTGGTCAGGGCTTCAACCAGAACTAGTAGAGTTCATTCTGTCCAAGCTCTCCATCATCAACATGATACGATGTCAAGCCGTTTGCTCTGCCTGGTGCTTAGTTGTGAAAACCATCTCTTCCTCCGGTTTCAGTCCATGGCTCATTGTTCGTGATGACTATGATGCTGGCTCATTCTGCTTCTTCAGCACTGCCGAGGAGGATAAAATTTTCAAGATTAAGAAACATGAATCAGTCGGAAGACGTGATCGGTGCATTGGATCGTCGAACGGATGGCTTGTGCTTTGGGATGATAGATGGGTTCCATACCTTCTAAATCCATTCTCCCAAGTGAGAATCCAACTACCATCGTTTCCTTGGCTGCAGCATGCACATGTCCGGCAACACAGGGTATCGCGCTATTTTCTCTTCAGGAAAGTTATCCTGCTGTCAAATCCATCTCAGGACAAAAATAATCATGCAGTAGTAGTTATATATTGGAATATGCATAGCAGAGCCACAAAGCTTTGCTTTTGTAAGAATGGAGATCGAGAATGGACTGACATTGATGGTAATCTTGAAGTCTATTCGGATATCGTATGCCATAATGATATGCTTTATGCAATAGGAAAAGATTGTTCAATTGAAGCTTGGGATTGCCGTGGTCCTCGTCCGATTAAAATATTGAGCCTGAAACCTTTGTTGGAATCTAGACAACAAACTGGGATGGAGAAATTTATTGACGGTCGTTACCACAAGATAAAGAACAAATATTACTTGGTGGAGTCATCAGGCAAGCTTCTACTTGTTGTAAGGAACACTTACTACTTGCCATACAGAATGTTGTATTTTGATGTTTATGAGTTGGATTTCAATGAAGAAAGATGGGTGCTCGTGGAATCGATTGGTGATCGGGTTCTGTTTCTGGGTAAAAATCATTCTATGTCGATGTCAGCTGCTAAGAGTTTTCCTGGATGTGAAGGAGATTCAATTCATTTCACAAGCGACTATCGGACGAATGGACATTATGAAGTTGGTGTTTTCAGTTTAGGACGTGAAACTGTTAAACCATATACAGTGAAGGTTAGAAGACCTCCATTGTGGATTACTCCAAACATGTGGTGA
- the LOC120014710 gene encoding phosphoenolpyruvate carboxylase kinase 1-like, whose protein sequence is MTQQLHKDYQICEEIGRGRYGTVFRCLSLASGESFAVQSIDRLLISGDSLESQCLLTEPKILQLLMPHPQITQLIDCYEDDSHLHMVLELCPNNDLHQLIVNHGSLTECDARAIITQLMQAIAHCHRFNIIHRDIKPDNVLFDLRNRVKLADFGSAEAIVEGELASGVVGTPYYVAPEVLSGRDYGEKVDVWSAGVVLYIMLAGFPPFYGEDAVGIFEAVLRANLRFPTRVFQSFSPSVKDLLRRMLCKDASRRFSAEQVLRHPWMRSGG, encoded by the exons ATGACCCAACAACTACACAAGGACTACCAAATCTGTGAGGAGATCGGCCGGGGACGCTACGGCACTGTTTTCCGATGCCTTTCTCTTGCCTCCGGTGAGTCATTTGCGGTCCAATCCATCGACAGGCTACTGATCTCCGGCGACTCACTTGAATCACAGTGTCTTCTAACGGAACCCAAGATCCTGCAACTCCTCATGCCTCACCCTCAAATCACGCAGCTAATTGACTGTTACGAGGACGACTCGCACCTCCATATGGTCTTGGAGCTCTGTCCCAACAATGACCTCCACCAGCTCATCGTCAATCACGGCTCTCTGACTGAATGCGATGCGAGAGCGATCATTACTCAGCTGATGCAAGCAATCGCTCATTGCCACAGGTTCAATATCATTCACCGGGACATCAAGCCCGACAACGTCCTCTTCGACTTGCGAAACCGCGTGAAATTGGCTGATTTTGGTTCGGCGGAAGCCATTGTGGAAGGTGAATTGGCGAGTGGAGTGGTGGGGACGCCTTATTACGTTGCGCCGGAGGTGTTGTCCGGGAGAGATTACGGAGAAAAAGTAGATGTGTGGAGCGCGGGTGTCGTTTTGTACATAATGTTGGCCGGGTTTCCGCCGTTTTACGGGGAGGATGCGGTGGGGATATTCGAGGCGGTTCTGAGGGCTAATTTGAGATTTCCGACTAGGGTTTTCCAATCGTTTTCTCCTTCCGTAAAGGATTTGTTGAGGAGGATGCTGTGCAAGGACGCGTCCCGGAGATTCTCTGCAGAGCAAGTTTTAA GGCATCCATGGATGAGAAGTGGTGGATGA
- the LOC120014399 gene encoding low affinity inorganic phosphate transporter 1-like — protein MSAQLGVLNALDVAKTQLYHFTAIVIAGMGFFTDAYDLFSISLVTKLLGRIYYHIEGAEKPGSLPPRVAAAVNGVALCGTLAGQLFFGWLGDKLGRKKVYGLTLILMIVCSVASGLSFGSSPKGVMATLCFFRFWLGFGIGGDYPLSATIMSEYANKKTRGAFIAAVFAMQGFGILTGGIVALIVSAAFDHSFKAPPYSVDAKASTVPEADYIWRIILMVGALPAALTFYWRMKMPETARYTALVAKNAKQAAMDMSKVLNVDLEAEEEKVKKLTEEPSNSFGLFSKEFAKRHGLHLLGTTSTWFLLDIAFYSQNLFQKDIFTAIKWIPPAATMNAVHEVYRIARAQTLIALCSTVPGYWFTVAFIDYMGRFVIQLMGFFFMTVFMFALAIPYHHWTLEPNRIGFVVIYSLTFFFANFGPNATTFVVPAEIFPARLRSTCHGISAAAGKAGAIIGAFGFLYAAQSTDPKKTDAGYPTGIGIKNSLIALGVVNLLGMLFTFLVPESKGKSLEELSGENEEENGEVAASARTVNPE, from the coding sequence ATGTCAGCACAATTGGGAGTGCTTAATGCACTCGATGTAGCAAAGACCCAACTATACCATTTCACTGCAATTGTGATTGCGGGAATGGGTTTTTTCACAGATGCTTATGATCTCTTCTCCATATCACTAGTCACCAAACTGTTGGGTCGCatatactaccacattgaaggTGCAGAAAAGCCAGGCTCTCTGCCTCCCAGAGTTGCTGCTGCAGTTAATGGTGTGGCGCTATGTGGAACTTTAGCTGGACAGCTCTTCTTTGGATGGCTTGGGGACAAACTTGGTCGCAAAAAAGTCTACGGACTGACTCTGATTCTAATGATTGTTTGTTCTGTTGCATCTGGGCTTTCGTTTGGAAGTTCTCCAAAGGGTGTTATGGCGACCCTTTGTTTCTTCAGGTTCTGGCTTGGATTTGGTATCGGTGGCGATTACCCTCTTTCGGCTACAATTATGTCTGAATACGCCAACAAAAAGACTCGAGGCGCGTTCATTGCTGCGGTGTTTGCAATGCAAGGATTTGGGATTTTGACTGGTGGGATTGTTGCTCTTATTGTGTCAGCTGCATTTGATCACAGTTTCAAGGCTCCTCCTTATAGTGTTGATGCAAAAGCCTCAACTGTGCCTGAAGCTGACTATATTTGGCGCATAATCTTGATGGTTGGCGCACTACCTGCTGCGCTTACTTTCTATTGGCGTATGAAGATGCCCGAGACTGCTCGTTACACCGCCTTAGTAGCCAAGAACGCGAAACAGGCTGCTATGGACATGTCTAAGGTGTTGAATGTTGATCTTGAAGCAGAGGAGGAGAAGGTAAAAAAATTAACTGAAGAACCATCAAATTCTTTTGGCTTGTTCTCCAAGGAATTCGCAAAACGACATGGTCTTCACTTGCTTGGAACTACTAGTACTTGGTTTTTATTGGATATAGCATTCTATTCTCAGAATTTGTTCCAAAAAGATATATTTACTGCTATCAAATGGATTCCACCAGCAGCAACGATGAATGCAGTTCATGAGGTGTACAGAATTGCAAGAGCACAAACCCTCATCGCCCTGTGCAGTACCGTGCCGGGGTACTGGTTTACGGTTGCATTCATCGATTATATGGGGAGATTCGTGATTCAGTTGATGGGTTTCTTCTTCATGACAGTTTTCATGTTTGCACTTGCAATACCATATCATCACTGGACTTTAGAGCCTAACAGAATTGGGTTTGTTGTTATCTACTCACTGACATTTTTCTTCGCAAATTTTGGACCAAATGCAACAACATTTGTTGTGCCAGCAGAAATCTTCCCTGCAAGGCTAAGATCAACTTGTCATGGAATCTCGGCGGCCGCGGGAAAAGCCGGTGCTATTATTGGTGCATTCGGTTTCTTGTATGCAGCACAAAGTACAGACCCAAAGAAGACTGATGCAGGTTACCCTACTGGAATTGGTATCAAGAATTCACTCATTGCACTTGGTGTGGTCAATTTGTTGGGCATGTTGTTCACTTTTCTGGTGCCGGAATCGAAGGGGAAATCTCTGGAGGAATTGTCAGGTGAAAATGAGGAAGAGAATGGGGAGGTTGCTGCTTCTGCAAGGACTGTCAATCCTGAGTGA
- the LOC120015169 gene encoding serine/threonine-protein phosphatase PP1 isozyme 3-like, whose protein sequence is MERSVLDGLINRMLEGRGRPGKQVQLSEGEIRQLCITSRTIFLKQPNLLELEAPIKICGDIHGQYSDLLRLLESGGFPPRANYLFLGDYVDRGKQSLETICLLLAYKIKYPENFFLLRGNHECASINRIYGFYDECKRRFNVRLWRVFTDCFNCLPVAALIDEKILCMHGGLSPDLQNLDQIRNIQRPTDVPETGLLCDLLWSDPSNDIQGWGANDRGVSYTFGADRVREFLKKHDIDLIIRAHQVVEDGYEFFANKQLVTIFSAPNYCGEFDNAGAMMSVDENLICSFQILKPADKKPKFGLGKTVTAKSVTSTGIKSFLGGKV, encoded by the exons ATGGAGCGTTCGGTTCTTGACGGTTTGATTAATAGGATGCTTGAAGGTAGAGGCAGACCAGGGAAGCAGGTTCAGCTCTCCGAGGGTGAGATTAGGCAGCTATGTATTACCTCCAGGACCATTTTCTTGAAGCAGCCAAACCTTTTGGAGCTTGAAGCACCTATCAAAATCTGTG GGGACATACATGGTCAATATTCAGATCTTCTGAGGCTTTTAGAATCTGGCGGATTTCCTCCTCGTGCCAATTACTTATTCTTGGGAGATTATGTGGATCGTGGAAAGCAAAGCCTGGAAACAATATGCCTTCTCCTTGCGTACAAGATAAAATACCCTGAGAACTTTTTCCTTCTTAGGGGTAACCATGAATGTGCTTCCATTAACCGTATATATGGATTTTATGATGAGTGTAAACGTCGGTTTAATGTCAGACTTTGGAGGGTATTCACAGATTGTTTCAACTGCCTCCCTGTGGCTGCTCTCATTGATGAAAAGATACTCTGCATGCATGGTGGACTTTCTCCTGACCTGCAAAATTTGGATCAGATTAGGAATATACAGCGACCTACTGATGTTCCAGAGACTGGTTTGCTCTGTGATCTGCTGTGGTCTGATCCTTCTAATGACATACAAGGTTGGGGTGCAAATGATAGAGGAGTTTCGTATACTTTTGGTGCTGATAGGGTGAGAGAATTTCTTAAGAAGCATGATATCGATTTGATTATCAGAGCTCACCAG GTTGTGGAAGATGGATATGAGTTCTTTGCTAATAAGCAACTCGTGACAATCTTTTCAGCACCAAATTACTGTGGAGAATTTGATAATGCTGGTGCGATGATGAGTGTGGATGAGAATCTTATATGTTCTTTCCAAATATTAAAGCCTGCAGATAAGAAACCAAAGTTTGGCCTTGGAAAAACAGTTACAGCTAAGTCTGTGACTTCAACTGGAATTAAG TCATTTCTTGGTGGGAAGGTATGA